From Pseudomonas sp. stari2:
AGTCGGTGCTCAAACTGCTGCTGATCGAGGTCTACGCGAGCGAACACCCGCAGGTGCAGTGCCTGAGCCTGCGCTTCAAGCAGGCGGTATTCGCCAACCGGCTGGACCTCGACGAGCTGGATCCGTACATGGTGGTCTACCGCCGAATCGAGGAATACCTCACCGCCCGCAATGAACCCGAACGCCTGGAACTGGTACGCCGTGCGCTGTACCTCAAGGTCAACCGCAAGCTCACAGGCAACAGCCGCACCCAGAGCTGGCAGCGTTCGTTGCTGGAAAGACTGGCCAGCGAATGGCACTGGGACCAGCGGCAACTGGCACTGCTCGACAGTCGCAGTCAGTGGAAAGTCCGTCAGGTCAGCGCCGAGCGCCGGGCCCTGGTCAACGAGCTGAACTACAGCTACCGCTTTCTGACCCAGTTCGCCCGCACCGAGCAGACTGTCAGCCTGATCAACAAACGTGATCTCAACGTTCTCGGCCGACGCCTGTACGCCGCATTCGAACGCAAGGCTGACAAAGTCGAGTTCATCAACCCCGGCATCGCCCCGGATCTGGCCGAAGACACCCTGACCCTGGTGCAATCGCCAAACAAAAAGGAACCCGGGCAAACTCAGTGGGGCCTGTACAACGGCAGCTTGACGGCGCTGGAGTGGGAACACTTCGCGCCGATCAAACGCAGTCGCCAGTTGCTGGAACTGTTGACCTGGAGCCATCGCAACGGCGTGATCGACAGCAGCACCCGACTGGCCCTGCACCCCGGCACCAGCGACCTGAGCGAGTTCGAGCTGTTCAACCTGCTCGGCAGCCTGCAACAAAGCATCACCCTGCCCTTACCGACCGTTGCCGAAGACCCGCTGCTGCACGCCAGCGTGCCGAGCGAAGTGCTGATACTGGTGAATGTCGGCGTCGATCCGCTCAAGCATCACCGCGACCTGAACATCCTGATGACCACCGAGCGTACCGATTCGCTGAGCTACGCCGGCGTGCGCGAGAACCTGGTGCTGACCCTGGATCAGGTCACGCTCAACAGCTGGAACGAAGTGCTGGTCAACCGCTTCGACGGTCCGCACGCGCTGCTCGACTGCCTGCGCGATTACCTCAACAACCTGCCGCGCGGGCCGCAACAACCATCGCTGCGAGTGCGTTGCTTCTGTCACAACCGCGCGCAATTCATCGCCCGCAGGGTGGAAGAAATCGTCGATACCGCGCAGACACTGTTGCTAAGCAATTTGAATCACCGCTACCTGATCCAGGTGCAGCAGCACTATCACGTACTGGAACTGGTGCCGGGACAGGTCAGCCATGTCGCCCTCGCCACCCTGCCGGCGCTGCTCGATTACCTGGGCGAGGAGCAACCGCGCTACAGCCCGCTGCACCTGGACCCGATGGCGCTGGAAGACCACGACCTCGCGCTGATCCTGCCGATGGGCCAGCCCGAATGCATTCAGGTGTTCTACCGGATCACCGAGCAAGCGGCGGAGCTGTACGTGCTCGACGAATTCAACGCACTGTGGCAACAACATTTGCCCTATCACGACGAGCAAAGTCTGTTGGTGCCGTTGCAGCGTTTCCTGCAATCGATCCAGTTCCGGCGCGAAGCACTGTTGCCGATGGACTCGAACCACGCCGCCAGCCTTGAAATCTTGTATTACCAGTTATTGCCATCAGGGCCGGGACGCGCACGACGGGTCGAAATGCGCCCGGCACCGCAGACGCCAGCCAACAAACCGTTCTACGACGTGCAGGCGATCATCGGCAAAGCCGCACCGGGCGAGGTGCAGGTCACGTTGTATTGCAATCAGCGGGAATTCAGCGAGCTGGAACATGGCGACCAGCTGTTCAGCGTGGTCGCTCGGGAGATCGTCGGGCAGCGCCGGGAAGCCGAGCGCTATCGCTGCTACATCACCGACCTGGACCTGTCGGGCGTGATCGGTGACGGGCAGAGTTCGAGCAATCTGTATCTGCGTTACAAGGCCGACCTGGAGCGCTCTCTGAACGAGGCGCTCGAGCAGGTCTGAGGCGGGTTATTCCGGGAAATCACCGCCGTTGGCCGGCTGCGATTCGACTTCCAGCAAGGTCAGCTTCAGGGTCTTGCCGCCCGGGGCCGGCCAGTCGATGTGCTGGCCGACTTTCAGACCCAGCAGCGCACTGCCGACCGGGGCCAGGATCGAGATTTTGCCTTCGTCTGCGTTGGCGTGTTTCGGGTAGACGAGGGTCAGGTGGTAGTCCTTGCCACTGCCCTCTTCGCGACAGTGCACACGGGAATTCATCGTCACGACATCGGCGGGCACTTCATCGTGGCCGACCAGCGTATCGGCGCGGTCCAGTTCGGTTTGCAGCGCGATCACGCCCGGCAGCGTGTCATCCAGGCTGTCGATCAGGCGTTCCAGACGTTGCACGTCCAGACGGGTAAGGGTGATGGAAGGTGCGGTCATGATCCGGGCAGACTCCTTTCTTCTGCACACAAAAAAAGCAAAACCCCGCCAAAAAAGACGGGGTTTTCACCAGGCCTCGATGGGTTGAGGCGTTTCCGGACACTATCACAGCTCAAAAAATATACAAGCTACGCCCCGGCGAGCTGCCGGCGTTGCATCGCCTGCGCGCAGATTACCCGGCGCCGTTCGTCATCGGCCGAGCGCCATTCACGGATGTCTTCGACATGCCGCATGCAGCCGAGACAGACTTTCTGCTCATCCAGCCGACACACGCCGGTGCACGGCGAAGGCACGGCCGGATTGACGTTGCTGAAGAGCGGCTTCGGCGGACGGGCGGGAGCGGTGTCGGTCACGAAATCACAGGCCTTCGAAATCGAATTCGGTACCGGCCTGCTGCTTGACGATGCGCTCGAGCATCTCCCCCAGTTGCTCTTCGCTCTTGTCGCACATCCAGCGTTCGCTTTCTTCGTCGTAGTCGAAGTGGAAACCACCGGACACCGCGGCCAGCCACAGCTGACGCAACGGCTCCTGACGACTGAAGATCAGCTGGGTGCCGTTCTCGAACTTGACGGTCAGCACACCGGCCGAGTTCTCCATGTCGATGTCCAGGTCGCTGTCGTCGAAGATGTCTTCCAGTTTTTCCTGGGTTTCATCGACCAGATCGTGGAAACGGGCTTCGGACAAACTCATTGCGGCAACCTCAAAAAATGTCTGATCAGGCTCAAGCGCCGCAAGATACGGTCGCTGCCAGCCGATTGCAAAGGATAACGACCAAGCGCCCTGCCCGGCGACGAAATATGCACCCCTCATGCAGGAAAAGTTTCCGCGTCGCAGCCCGAGCCCCGCCGGACGGGAGTTCCGTCGCATAGGCAAGCTGCCGGGTGGCCGGTATACTCCGGCGCAATTAACGCATATTCAAGGATTTCGCCATGAAGCGCCTGATCTCTTCCCTTGCTGCGCTCGTCGCGGTTGCCTGTCTCGTTTCGGCCTGCGGTCAGAAAGGCCCGCTGTACCTGCCCGATGAAGATCAGGACCCGGCCGCGCAAGCCCAGTCTTCGCAAAAGCAGCCTGCCTCCAAGGCACACAAGCACGACGTTTACTAAGGGATCGCCATGGACGCTTTTAACTACCGTGGCGGGGAGCTGTTCGGGGAAGGTGTGGCGCTGTCCGCCATCGCCGACCGCTTCGGCACACCGACCTACGTCTACTCCCGCGCCCACATCGAGGCCCAGTATCTGGCCTATGCCGATGCACTGGCCGGCATGCCGCACCTGGTCTGCTTCGCGGTGAAGGCCAACTCCAACCTCGGTGTACTGAGTGTCCTGGCCCGTATCGGCGCCGGTTTCGACATTGTTTCCCGTGGCGAGCTGGAACGCGTCCTGGCCGCCGGCGGCAGCCCTGACAAGATCGTGTTCTCCGGCGTCGGCAAGACCCGTGACGACATGCGTCGCGCGCTGGAAGTCGGCGTGCATTGCTTCAACGTCGAATCCACCGACGAGCTGGAGCGCCTGCAAGTAGTCGCCGCCGAACTGGGCGTTCGTGCACCGATCTCCCTGCGTGTGAACCCGGACGTCGACGCCGGCACCCACCCTTACATTTCCACCGGTCTCAAAGAGAACAAGTTCGGCATCGCCATCGCCGACGCCGAAGATGTGTACGTGCGCGCCGCGCACCTGCCGAACCTGGAAGTGATTGGCGTCGACTGCCATATCGGCTCGCAACTGACCACCCTGCCACCGTTCCTCGACGCCCTCGATCGCCTGCTCGATCTGGTGGATCGTCTGGGCGATTGCGGCATCCACTTGCGCCACATCGACCTCGGTGGTGGCCTGGGTGTGCGTTACCGCGATGAAGAGCCGCCATTGGCAGCCGACTACATCAAGGCCGTGCGCGAGCGTCTCGACGGTCGTGATCTGGCACTGGTGTTCGAACCGGGCCGCTTCATCGTCGCCAACGCCGGCGTGCTGCTGACCCAGGTCGAATACCTCAAGCACACCGAGCACAAAGACTTCGCCATCGTCGATGCCGCCATGAACGACCTGATTCGCCCGGCCCTGTACCAGGCGTGGATGGACGTGACCGCGGTCAAACCGCGCGACACCGCCGCACGCAAGTACGACGTAGTGGGCCCGATCTGCGAGACCGGCGATTTCCTCGCCAAAGATCGCGAACTGGCGCTGGAAGAAGGCGACCTGCTGGCCGTGCATTCGGCCGGTGCCTACGGTTTTGTGATGAGCTCCAACTACAACACTCGCGGCCGTGCCGCCGAAGTGCTGGTAGATGGCGATCAGGCTTTTGAAGTGCGTCGCCGCGAGACCGTGGCCGAGCTGTTTGCCGGCGAAAGCCTGCTGCCGGAGTAACCCCATGCTGCTGCGTTTTACCAAGATGCACGGCCTGGGCAACGACTTCATGGTCCTCGACCTGGTCAGCCAGCACGCGCACATTCAGCCCAAGCACGCAAAAATGTGGGGCGACCGGCACACCGGCATCGGTTTCGACCAGTTGCTGCTCGTCGAGGCACCGAGCAACCCGGACGTGGATTTCCGTTACCGGATCTTCAATTCCGACGGCTCCGAAGTGGAGCAGTGCGGCAACGGTGCGCGCTGCTTCGCTCGCTTCGTGCTCGACAAGCGCCTGACCGCCAAACGGAAGATCCGCGTCGAGACCAAGGGCGGCATCATCGAGCTGGACGTACGTAACGACGGCCAGATCGGCGTGAACATGGGCGCACCGCGTCAGGTGCCGGCGGACATTCCGTTCCAGGCGACCGAGCAGGCCTTGAGCTATCAGGTCGATGTCGACGGTACGCCGGTCGAGCTGGCAGCGGTGTCGATGGGCAACCCACACGCAGTGCTGCGCGTACAGGACATCAACACCGCACCGGTGCATGAGCTGGGGCCGAAGATCGAACACCATCCGCGCTTTCCGGCGCGGGTCAATGTCGGTTTTCTCCAGGTCATCGACCGTAATCGCGCACAACTGCGCGTCTGGGAACGCGGCGCCGGGGAAACCCAGGCCTGCGGCACCGGCGCCTGCGCTGCTGCCGTAGCTGCGATCAGCCAGGGGTGGATGGATTCGCCACTGTTGATCGACCTGCCGGGCGGGCGCCTGTCCATCGAATGGGCAGGTCCTGGCCAACCGGTGCTGATGACCGGTCCGGCAGTGCGTGTATACGAAGGACAAGTCCGTCTTTGAGTGAGCAGAAGCCATGACCGATAAGCCTCAGGTACCCGCCCGACAGTCCGGTGAAACAGCGTCCGAGAGCCTGGAGGCGGCAGCGGTTGCCGCGTACCTGGAGGCTCATCCGGACTTCTTCGTCGAACATGAAGAACTGCTGCCGTCCCTGCGCATCCCCCATCGTCGCGGCGACACCGTGTCGCTGGTCGAGCGCCAGATGTCCATTCTGCGCGACCGCAACATCGAGATGCGTCACCGCCTCTCGCACTTGATGGACGTGGCCCGGGACAACGATCGCCTGTTCGACAAGACCCGCCGCCTGATCCTCGCCCTGATGGACGCCGCCACTCTGGAAGACGTGGTGATCAGCGTCGAAGACAGTCTGCGTCAGGACTTTCAGGTGCCCTTCGTCAGCCTGATCCTGCTTGGCGACAACCCCGCACCGGTCGGCCGCTGGGTCACTCACGCCGACGCGCAGACCGCCATCGGTGGCCTGCTCACCGAAGGTAAGAGCGTCAGCGGCAGCCTGCGCGAACACGAGCTGGACTTCCTGTTCGGCGAGGAGCAGCGCCAACAGATCGGCTCCACCGCCGTGGTCGCTGTCAGCCACCAGGGCATCCACGGGATTCTGGCCATCGCCAGCCGTGATCCGCAGCATTACAAGAGTTCGGTCGGCACGTTGTTCCTCAGCTACATCGCCGAAGTCATGGGCCGCGTGCTGCCACGGGTCAACAGCTCCCTGCGCTCGGTACGCTGAACATGGAACGACAACTGGACGCTTACTGCGAACACCTGCGCAGTGAGCGACAGGTGTCGCCGCACACATTGTCGGCCTACCGGCGCGACCTCGATAAAGTGCTCGGCTGGTGCGTTAAACAGAACATCGGCAGCTGGCAGGCGTTGGACATCCAGCGCCTGCGCAGCCTGATCGCCCGCTTGCACGCCCAGGGCCAGTCCTCGCGCAGCCTGGCGCGTTTGCTCTCGGCTGTGCGCGGGCTCTATCACTATCTGAATCGCGAAGGCCTCTGCGATCACGACCCGGCGACCGGTCTGGCGCCGCCAAAAGGCGAACGCCGGCTGCCGAAAACCCTTGATACCGACCGAGCGTTGCAATTGCTTGAAGGCGCAGTCGAGGACGACTTTCTGGCCCGACGCGATCAGGCGATTCTGGAACTGTTCTATTCCTCGGGCCTGCGCCTGTCGGAGCTGACCGGGCTCAATCTCGATCAACTCGACCTCGCCGACGGCATGGTTCAGGTGCTCGGCAAGGGCAGCAAGACGCGTCTGTTGCCCGTCGGCAAAAAGGCCCGGGAAGCGCTGGAGCAATGGTTGCCGTTGCGAGCGCTGACCAACCCGGCGGACGATGCCGTGTTCGTCAGCCAGCAAGGCCGACGCCTGGGCCCGCGAGCGATCCAGGTGCGGGTCAAACTGGCCGGCGAGCGCGAGCTGGGGCAGAACCTGCATCCGCACATGCTGCGGCACTCCTTCGCCAGCCATTTGCTGGAGTCCTCCCAGGACCTGCGCGCGGTGCAGGAACTGCTCGGCCACTCGGACATCAAGACCACCCAGATCTATACCCACCTGGACTTCCAGCACCTGGCGGCGGTCTACGACAGCGCCCATCCACGGGCCAAACGCATGAAAGGCGACGATTCATGAGCATCCAGTTGATCACCTTCGACCTCGACGACACCCTGTGGGATACCGCCCCGGTGATCGTCAGCGCCGAAGCGACTTTGCGCCAATGGCTGAGCG
This genomic window contains:
- a CDS encoding DUF1289 domain-containing protein, which codes for MTDTAPARPPKPLFSNVNPAVPSPCTGVCRLDEQKVCLGCMRHVEDIREWRSADDERRRVICAQAMQRRQLAGA
- the dapF gene encoding diaminopimelate epimerase — encoded protein: MLLRFTKMHGLGNDFMVLDLVSQHAHIQPKHAKMWGDRHTGIGFDQLLLVEAPSNPDVDFRYRIFNSDGSEVEQCGNGARCFARFVLDKRLTAKRKIRVETKGGIIELDVRNDGQIGVNMGAPRQVPADIPFQATEQALSYQVDVDGTPVELAAVSMGNPHAVLRVQDINTAPVHELGPKIEHHPRFPARVNVGFLQVIDRNRAQLRVWERGAGETQACGTGACAAAVAAISQGWMDSPLLIDLPGGRLSIEWAGPGQPVLMTGPAVRVYEGQVRL
- a CDS encoding lipoprotein, translated to MKRLISSLAALVAVACLVSACGQKGPLYLPDEDQDPAAQAQSSQKQPASKAHKHDVY
- the lysA gene encoding diaminopimelate decarboxylase; the protein is MDAFNYRGGELFGEGVALSAIADRFGTPTYVYSRAHIEAQYLAYADALAGMPHLVCFAVKANSNLGVLSVLARIGAGFDIVSRGELERVLAAGGSPDKIVFSGVGKTRDDMRRALEVGVHCFNVESTDELERLQVVAAELGVRAPISLRVNPDVDAGTHPYISTGLKENKFGIAIADAEDVYVRAAHLPNLEVIGVDCHIGSQLTTLPPFLDALDRLLDLVDRLGDCGIHLRHIDLGGGLGVRYRDEEPPLAADYIKAVRERLDGRDLALVFEPGRFIVANAGVLLTQVEYLKHTEHKDFAIVDAAMNDLIRPALYQAWMDVTAVKPRDTAARKYDVVGPICETGDFLAKDRELALEEGDLLAVHSAGAYGFVMSSNYNTRGRAAEVLVDGDQAFEVRRRETVAELFAGESLLPE
- a CDS encoding DUF484 family protein; translation: MTDKPQVPARQSGETASESLEAAAVAAYLEAHPDFFVEHEELLPSLRIPHRRGDTVSLVERQMSILRDRNIEMRHRLSHLMDVARDNDRLFDKTRRLILALMDAATLEDVVISVEDSLRQDFQVPFVSLILLGDNPAPVGRWVTHADAQTAIGGLLTEGKSVSGSLREHELDFLFGEEQRQQIGSTAVVAVSHQGIHGILAIASRDPQHYKSSVGTLFLSYIAEVMGRVLPRVNSSLRSVR
- the rnk gene encoding nucleoside diphosphate kinase regulator, whose translation is MTAPSITLTRLDVQRLERLIDSLDDTLPGVIALQTELDRADTLVGHDEVPADVVTMNSRVHCREEGSGKDYHLTLVYPKHANADEGKISILAPVGSALLGLKVGQHIDWPAPGGKTLKLTLLEVESQPANGGDFPE
- a CDS encoding class I adenylate cyclase, translating into MTRTHEIRPDLDEGIDRKVLSQLRARFLKLNAGRLNRALEGLSTRQQSVLTLLPLFFHVNHPLLPGYVSGSTPAGLSNYEPDAEALAEAQRLTRSFSYKPRHGSNPPRPIHGLFLMGSLGTLAQADQSDMDVWVCHAPDLSESELAELRKKCQLLETWAASQGAEAHFFLIDPARFVKGERDTQLSSEDCGTTQHYLLLDEFYRTAIWLAGRTPIWWLVPVYEERTYDQYTHTLLSKRFIRNDETLDLGPLAHIPPGEFVGAGLWQLFKGIESPYKSVLKLLLIEVYASEHPQVQCLSLRFKQAVFANRLDLDELDPYMVVYRRIEEYLTARNEPERLELVRRALYLKVNRKLTGNSRTQSWQRSLLERLASEWHWDQRQLALLDSRSQWKVRQVSAERRALVNELNYSYRFLTQFARTEQTVSLINKRDLNVLGRRLYAAFERKADKVEFINPGIAPDLAEDTLTLVQSPNKKEPGQTQWGLYNGSLTALEWEHFAPIKRSRQLLELLTWSHRNGVIDSSTRLALHPGTSDLSEFELFNLLGSLQQSITLPLPTVAEDPLLHASVPSEVLILVNVGVDPLKHHRDLNILMTTERTDSLSYAGVRENLVLTLDQVTLNSWNEVLVNRFDGPHALLDCLRDYLNNLPRGPQQPSLRVRCFCHNRAQFIARRVEEIVDTAQTLLLSNLNHRYLIQVQQHYHVLELVPGQVSHVALATLPALLDYLGEEQPRYSPLHLDPMALEDHDLALILPMGQPECIQVFYRITEQAAELYVLDEFNALWQQHLPYHDEQSLLVPLQRFLQSIQFRREALLPMDSNHAASLEILYYQLLPSGPGRARRVEMRPAPQTPANKPFYDVQAIIGKAAPGEVQVTLYCNQREFSELEHGDQLFSVVAREIVGQRREAERYRCYITDLDLSGVIGDGQSSSNLYLRYKADLERSLNEALEQV
- the cyaY gene encoding iron donor protein CyaY, giving the protein MSLSEARFHDLVDETQEKLEDIFDDSDLDIDMENSAGVLTVKFENGTQLIFSRQEPLRQLWLAAVSGGFHFDYDEESERWMCDKSEEQLGEMLERIVKQQAGTEFDFEGL
- the xerC gene encoding tyrosine recombinase XerC: MERQLDAYCEHLRSERQVSPHTLSAYRRDLDKVLGWCVKQNIGSWQALDIQRLRSLIARLHAQGQSSRSLARLLSAVRGLYHYLNREGLCDHDPATGLAPPKGERRLPKTLDTDRALQLLEGAVEDDFLARRDQAILELFYSSGLRLSELTGLNLDQLDLADGMVQVLGKGSKTRLLPVGKKAREALEQWLPLRALTNPADDAVFVSQQGRRLGPRAIQVRVKLAGERELGQNLHPHMLRHSFASHLLESSQDLRAVQELLGHSDIKTTQIYTHLDFQHLAAVYDSAHPRAKRMKGDDS